The Bifidobacterium eulemuris genome includes a window with the following:
- a CDS encoding carbohydrate ABC transporter permease produces the protein MIAMSSQARARRKAEKLQAKAANDLPRSMRPSPVVKVITIVVLVAALIYFLFPIYWAIVASTKNPSQMTGSNGLWFAVGIDQLPDAIATNYSKLLGWTRGQFWRWVLNSLIYSGVSAAVGTIVAVMAGYATAKFNFRGKNAAIGVIMGCMLMPAALLTIPQYSIFHAVHLTNTMLAVIIPCSVSPFGFFLGRVYAQSSVPNELLEAARIDGAGEARIFFTIVLRILAPAMVTIFLFLFVATWNNFLLPLMMLSSDSLKPVTLGLYGMVSLATFNDRGALMMGALLGVLPVIVLFLGLQRYWQAGLAAGAVKG, from the coding sequence ATGATCGCCATGTCCTCACAGGCGCGCGCCCGCAGAAAAGCCGAGAAGCTCCAGGCGAAGGCGGCCAACGACCTGCCCCGCTCGATGCGCCCGTCCCCGGTCGTCAAGGTCATCACCATCGTGGTGCTGGTCGCGGCCCTGATCTACTTCCTCTTCCCGATCTACTGGGCGATCGTCGCCTCGACGAAGAACCCCTCGCAGATGACCGGCAGCAACGGACTGTGGTTCGCCGTCGGCATCGACCAACTGCCCGACGCCATCGCCACCAACTACTCCAAGCTGCTGGGATGGACCCGCGGCCAGTTCTGGCGCTGGGTGCTCAACTCGCTGATCTACTCGGGCGTCTCCGCCGCCGTCGGCACCATCGTGGCCGTGATGGCCGGCTACGCCACCGCGAAGTTCAACTTCCGCGGCAAGAACGCCGCCATCGGCGTCATCATGGGCTGCATGCTCATGCCCGCCGCCCTGCTGACCATCCCGCAGTACTCGATCTTCCACGCGGTGCACCTGACCAACACCATGCTCGCCGTGATCATCCCCTGCTCGGTCTCGCCCTTCGGATTCTTCCTGGGCCGCGTGTACGCGCAGAGCTCCGTGCCGAACGAACTGCTCGAGGCCGCCCGCATCGACGGCGCCGGCGAAGCCCGCATCTTCTTCACGATCGTGCTGAGGATCCTCGCCCCCGCCATGGTGACGATCTTCCTCTTCCTGTTCGTGGCCACCTGGAACAACTTCCTGCTGCCGTTGATGATGCTCTCGTCCGATTCGCTCAAGCCGGTCACGCTCGGCCTGTACGGCATGGTCTCGCTGGCCACGTTCAACGATCGAGGAGCGTTGATGATGGGCGCGCTGCTCGGCGTGCTTCCGGTGATCGTGCTCTTCCTCGGCCTGCAGCGCTACTGGCAGGCCGGCCTCGCCGCCGGCGCGGTCAAGGGCTGA
- a CDS encoding UDP-glucose--hexose-1-phosphate uridylyltransferase, with protein sequence MAEQDKLEPVYAGVDALVDYACDRLALDRRDADWTRNRIFELFDLSSYAPTGAVADGRSADELLGEFRAAAVEAGLFEAEEGPVWADIVMGILSANPSALQDRFLEVERDWGGMAAMRWLYDYCVANTYVKRAQLDANPRFDSHGLVVTINLAKPEFKDMKKAAAGNAVAGGYPQCTICHENEGFAGRNKRTLRTLPVELGDESWFWQFSPYGYFDQHGICVNTTHTPMHVDRDTFGMLLDFVDRFPGYFLGCNAALPRIGGSVLAHDHFQGGGELLPMHTAPVLRELRLDAFPDVAVEMLDWPGSAVRVVSKSRQSLIDVCDLIREGWVTYSNPELDIVCEGEDGRRSALSPSAIVTERGYEMSLIFRNNGVSEEYPDGIFHAHPEFYPVKQEPIGLIEAQGLFILPGRLVEQLGHIEDALAAGEGLPEAEREFTLEWDELTKQLDGSRDRDDIRAAIQDELGSVCYRILRNTAVFKTPELMFGFLASLGLHAA encoded by the coding sequence ATGGCCGAACAGGACAAGCTGGAACCGGTGTACGCCGGCGTCGACGCGCTGGTGGACTACGCCTGCGACCGCCTCGCGTTGGACCGGCGCGATGCCGACTGGACGCGCAACCGCATTTTCGAGCTCTTCGACCTCAGCTCGTACGCGCCGACCGGCGCCGTGGCCGACGGTCGATCCGCGGACGAGCTGCTGGGCGAATTCCGCGCGGCCGCGGTCGAAGCCGGCCTGTTCGAGGCCGAGGAGGGGCCCGTCTGGGCCGATATCGTGATGGGCATCCTCTCCGCGAATCCCTCCGCGCTGCAGGACCGGTTCCTCGAAGTGGAACGCGACTGGGGCGGCATGGCAGCCATGCGCTGGCTGTACGACTACTGCGTGGCCAACACCTACGTCAAGCGCGCGCAGCTCGACGCCAATCCGCGCTTCGACTCGCACGGTCTGGTCGTGACCATCAACCTCGCCAAACCCGAATTCAAGGATATGAAGAAGGCGGCGGCCGGCAACGCCGTGGCCGGAGGATATCCGCAATGCACCATCTGCCATGAGAACGAGGGCTTCGCCGGACGCAACAAGCGCACGCTGCGGACCCTGCCGGTCGAACTCGGCGACGAGTCGTGGTTCTGGCAGTTCTCTCCCTACGGCTACTTCGACCAGCACGGCATCTGCGTGAACACCACGCACACGCCGATGCACGTCGACCGCGACACCTTCGGCATGCTACTCGACTTCGTGGACCGCTTCCCCGGATACTTCCTCGGATGCAACGCCGCCCTGCCCCGCATCGGCGGATCCGTGCTCGCCCACGATCACTTCCAGGGCGGCGGCGAACTGCTGCCGATGCACACCGCTCCCGTGCTGCGCGAACTGCGCTTGGACGCGTTCCCCGACGTGGCCGTGGAGATGCTCGACTGGCCCGGCAGCGCCGTGCGCGTCGTCTCCAAATCGCGCCAAAGCCTGATCGACGTATGCGATCTGATCCGCGAAGGCTGGGTGACCTATTCGAATCCCGAGCTCGACATCGTGTGCGAGGGCGAGGACGGCAGGCGTTCGGCCCTCTCGCCCAGCGCGATCGTCACCGAACGCGGCTACGAGATGAGCCTGATCTTCCGCAACAACGGCGTCAGCGAGGAATATCCGGACGGCATCTTCCACGCGCATCCGGAGTTCTACCCGGTCAAGCAGGAGCCGATCGGTCTGATCGAGGCGCAGGGTCTGTTCATCCTGCCCGGCCGTCTGGTCGAGCAGCTGGGGCATATCGAGGACGCGCTGGCGGCGGGCGAGGGCCTGCCCGAAGCGGAACGCGAGTTCACCCTGGAATGGGACGAACTGACGAAACAGCTCGACGGCTCGCGCGACCGCGACGATATCCGGGCCGCCATCCAGGACGAGCTCGGCAGCGTCTGCTACCGCATCCTGCGCAATACGGCCGTGTTCAAAACCCCCGAACTCATGTTCGGCTTCCTCGCTTCGCTCGGACTGCACGCCGCATAA
- the gnpA gene encoding 1,3-beta-galactosyl-N-acetylhexosamine phosphorylase, whose translation MTTTGRFTLPSEENFAEKTKELAELWGADAIRNSDGTHLDEAVLALGKKVYSAYFPTRAHNEWITLHMDETPQVFLLTGRVLAQDSTVDVPLMDSFYEEQLQPNRDADPHKYWEVIDRTTGQVVDASDWTLDAETDTVHIANATPMHEYTVTFLAYIIWDPVEMYNHLTNDWGDKEHEIPFDIYHDATRGFVLDTFRDWLKDNPQVDVVRFTTFFYQFTLLFDEKHREKIVDWFGCSCTVSPKALDDFEAEYGYRQRPEDFVDGGAYNSAWRVPRKAQRDWIDFLSGFVRRNVKELVDMTHAAGKEAMMFLGDQWIGTEPYKEGFEELGLDAVVGSIGDGTTTRMIADIPGVKYTEGRFLPYFFPDTFYEGNDPSVEGLDNWRKARRAIMRSPISRMGYGGYLSLAAKFPKFVDTVTHIADEFRDLHERTGGVAAEGELNVAILNSWGKMRSWMAYTVAHALPNKQTYSYYGILEALSGMRVNVRFISFDDVVSGGVDDDIDVIITGGPVDTAYSGGDAWTDPKLVETLRAWVRGGGALVGVGEPSSLARFQAGRFFQLADVFGVDEERYQTLSVDKYFPPVVERHFITEDVALADGVIEAANAARAIPLSGCGGGQGGVVGGIDFGEPIPNTYPINEDVTLIRADNGQVQLAVNEYGEGRGVYLSGLPYSAANARLLERILFYASRNEDKYDAWSSTNPECEVAYFPQSHVYCVINNTDQPQTTEVRLGDGTSERFELASSAIAWREV comes from the coding sequence ATGACCACTACTGGTCGTTTCACCCTTCCCAGCGAAGAGAACTTCGCCGAGAAAACCAAGGAACTCGCCGAACTGTGGGGCGCCGACGCCATCCGCAACTCCGACGGCACCCATCTGGACGAGGCCGTGCTCGCCCTCGGCAAGAAGGTGTACAGCGCCTACTTCCCGACCCGCGCGCACAACGAGTGGATCACCCTGCATATGGACGAGACCCCGCAGGTCTTCCTGCTCACCGGCCGCGTGCTGGCCCAGGACTCCACGGTGGACGTGCCGCTGATGGACAGCTTCTACGAGGAGCAGCTCCAGCCGAACCGCGACGCCGACCCGCACAAGTACTGGGAGGTCATCGACCGCACCACCGGCCAGGTCGTGGACGCCTCCGATTGGACGCTCGACGCCGAGACGGACACGGTGCATATCGCGAACGCGACGCCGATGCACGAGTACACGGTCACCTTCCTCGCCTACATCATCTGGGACCCGGTCGAGATGTACAACCATCTGACCAACGACTGGGGCGACAAGGAACACGAGATCCCCTTCGACATCTACCATGACGCCACCCGCGGCTTCGTGCTCGACACCTTCCGCGACTGGCTCAAAGACAACCCGCAGGTCGACGTGGTGCGCTTCACCACCTTCTTCTACCAGTTCACGCTGCTCTTCGACGAGAAGCACCGCGAGAAGATCGTCGACTGGTTCGGCTGCTCCTGCACCGTGAGCCCCAAGGCCCTCGACGACTTCGAGGCCGAATACGGCTACCGCCAGCGCCCCGAGGACTTCGTGGACGGCGGCGCCTACAATTCCGCCTGGCGCGTGCCCCGCAAGGCCCAGCGCGATTGGATCGACTTCCTCTCCGGCTTCGTGCGCCGCAACGTCAAGGAACTCGTCGACATGACCCACGCCGCCGGCAAAGAGGCCATGATGTTCCTCGGCGACCAGTGGATCGGCACCGAGCCCTACAAGGAGGGCTTCGAGGAGCTCGGCCTCGACGCGGTGGTCGGCTCCATCGGCGACGGCACCACCACCCGCATGATCGCGGACATCCCTGGCGTCAAGTACACCGAGGGCCGCTTCCTGCCGTACTTCTTCCCCGACACCTTCTACGAGGGCAACGATCCGAGCGTCGAAGGCCTCGACAACTGGCGCAAGGCCCGCCGCGCCATCATGCGCAGCCCCATCTCGCGCATGGGCTACGGCGGCTACCTGAGCCTGGCGGCCAAATTCCCCAAGTTCGTCGACACCGTGACCCACATCGCCGACGAATTCCGCGATCTGCACGAGCGCACCGGGGGAGTCGCCGCCGAAGGCGAGCTCAACGTGGCGATCCTCAACAGCTGGGGCAAGATGCGCTCCTGGATGGCCTACACCGTGGCGCACGCGCTGCCCAACAAGCAGACCTACTCCTATTACGGCATCCTCGAAGCCCTCTCCGGCATGCGCGTCAACGTGCGCTTCATCAGCTTCGACGACGTGGTCTCGGGCGGTGTGGACGACGACATCGACGTGATCATCACCGGCGGCCCGGTCGACACCGCCTATTCCGGCGGCGACGCGTGGACCGATCCGAAGCTGGTCGAAACCCTGCGCGCCTGGGTGCGCGGCGGCGGCGCGTTGGTGGGCGTGGGCGAGCCGAGCTCGCTGGCCCGTTTCCAGGCCGGACGCTTCTTCCAGCTGGCCGACGTGTTCGGCGTGGACGAGGAGCGCTACCAGACGCTGTCCGTCGACAAGTACTTCCCGCCGGTCGTCGAGCGCCACTTCATCACCGAGGATGTGGCGCTGGCCGACGGCGTGATCGAGGCGGCCAACGCGGCCCGCGCGATCCCGCTGTCCGGCTGCGGCGGCGGTCAGGGCGGCGTCGTGGGCGGCATCGACTTCGGCGAGCCCATCCCCAACACCTATCCCATCAACGAGGACGTGACGCTGATCCGCGCCGACAACGGCCAGGTCCAGCTCGCGGTCAACGAATACGGCGAGGGACGCGGCGTCTACCTGTCCGGCCTGCCGTACTCCGCGGCCAACGCCCGACTGCTGGAACGCATCCTCTTCTACGCCAGCCGCAACGAGGACAAGTACGACGCGTGGAGCTCGACCAACCCCGAGTGCGAGGTCGCGTACTTCCCCCAGTCGCATGTCTACTGCGTGATCAACAACACCGACCAGCCGCAGACCACCGAGGTCCGTCTCGGCGACGGCACGTCGGAACGCTTCGAACTCGCCTCCAGCGCCATCGCCTGGCGCGAGGTGTGA
- a CDS encoding HAD family hydrolase has protein sequence MGRSAITDVIFDFGGVLVDFQPRLALEGQYPPGVVDMFFDPADRFGYHYYERKANLGWSESQVLADYETQHGPAVAWVFRVLLERQRMALAGMMPGMGELLRDLDAAGIRMWGLTNFTTDYVEAARERFPELRLLSDVVVSSEEGMIKPDPRIFRRAIERFGVDPAATAFVDDKRRNADVAGLEGLLGICFTDAEQLRQELGDKGVLTK, from the coding sequence ATGGGGCGATCCGCCATCACCGACGTGATATTCGATTTCGGCGGCGTGCTGGTCGATTTCCAGCCGAGGCTCGCGTTGGAGGGGCAGTATCCGCCCGGCGTGGTCGATATGTTCTTCGATCCGGCGGATCGTTTCGGCTATCACTACTACGAGCGGAAAGCCAACCTGGGGTGGAGCGAGAGCCAGGTGCTCGCCGATTATGAGACGCAGCACGGTCCCGCGGTCGCGTGGGTGTTCCGCGTGCTGCTCGAGCGGCAGAGGATGGCGCTCGCCGGCATGATGCCCGGCATGGGGGAGTTGTTGCGTGATCTGGACGCGGCGGGGATCCGCATGTGGGGGCTGACGAATTTCACGACCGACTATGTCGAGGCCGCCCGCGAGCGGTTCCCGGAGCTGCGGCTGCTCTCCGATGTGGTGGTGTCGTCCGAGGAAGGGATGATCAAGCCGGATCCGCGGATCTTCCGGCGCGCCATCGAGAGATTCGGCGTGGATCCCGCAGCCACGGCGTTCGTGGACGACAAGCGGCGCAACGCCGACGTGGCCGGGCTGGAGGGGCTGCTGGGCATCTGCTTCACCGATGCCGAACAGCTGCGGCAAGAGCTTGGTGACAAAGGGGTGTTAACAAAATAG
- a CDS encoding ABC transporter substrate-binding protein: MVSHNKRFIAALASVAAMGIALSGCGSAGGDTASDGGSTSGEPVEITYMHRLPDSEGMTLVNDIVKKWNDEHPDIQVTATKFDGGASDMIKKLETDVKSGEAPDLAQIGYSELPEVFTKGMLEDVTEEAAKYQDHFAEGPFKLMQVGGKTYGLPQDTGPLVYYYNATAFEELGLSVPTTQDELIESAKKAAEQGKYILSYQADEAGNMFPGLAGASESWYTVENDAWVVNTETAGSSAVASVFQELIDSSAVATSPRWDPSFDASLQDGSLIGTIGAGWEAPLLMDSIGDAQKGQWRVAQLGDWFENGGKSGPDGGSGVAVMKGSEHPAEAMEFLDWFNTQVADLVSQGLVVAASTEAAETPADWSEFYGGQDVMAELATANDNMGEFTYMPGYSAVGAAMKETAAKAVDGSGKVADVFSTAQTTSIETLKNLGLSVAE; this comes from the coding sequence ATGGTTTCGCACAACAAACGCTTCATAGCCGCTCTGGCCTCCGTCGCCGCGATGGGCATCGCCCTGTCCGGCTGCGGCAGCGCCGGTGGCGACACCGCCAGCGACGGCGGCTCGACCTCAGGCGAACCCGTTGAGATCACCTACATGCACCGTCTGCCTGATAGCGAGGGCATGACGCTGGTGAACGACATCGTCAAGAAGTGGAACGACGAGCATCCGGACATCCAGGTCACCGCCACCAAGTTCGACGGCGGCGCCTCCGACATGATCAAGAAGCTCGAAACCGACGTCAAGTCCGGCGAGGCGCCCGACCTGGCCCAGATCGGTTATTCGGAGCTGCCCGAGGTCTTCACCAAGGGCATGCTGGAGGACGTCACCGAAGAGGCCGCCAAGTATCAGGACCACTTCGCAGAGGGCCCCTTCAAGCTGATGCAGGTCGGCGGCAAGACCTACGGCCTGCCGCAGGACACCGGCCCGCTGGTCTACTACTACAACGCCACCGCCTTCGAGGAGCTGGGCCTGAGCGTGCCCACCACGCAGGATGAGCTCATCGAATCCGCCAAGAAGGCCGCTGAGCAGGGCAAGTACATCCTGTCCTACCAGGCCGATGAGGCCGGCAACATGTTCCCCGGTCTGGCCGGCGCCTCCGAGTCCTGGTACACCGTTGAGAACGACGCCTGGGTCGTCAACACCGAAACCGCCGGCTCCAGCGCCGTGGCCTCCGTGTTCCAGGAGCTGATCGACAGCAGCGCCGTGGCCACCAGCCCGCGCTGGGATCCCTCCTTCGACGCCTCCCTGCAGGACGGCTCCCTGATCGGCACCATCGGCGCCGGCTGGGAAGCCCCGCTGCTCATGGACTCCATCGGTGATGCCCAGAAGGGCCAGTGGCGCGTCGCCCAGCTCGGCGACTGGTTCGAGAACGGCGGCAAGTCCGGCCCCGACGGTGGCTCCGGCGTGGCCGTGATGAAGGGCTCCGAGCACCCGGCCGAGGCCATGGAGTTCCTCGACTGGTTCAACACCCAGGTCGCCGATCTGGTCTCCCAGGGCCTGGTCGTGGCCGCCAGCACCGAAGCCGCTGAGACCCCGGCCGATTGGTCCGAGTTCTACGGTGGCCAGGACGTGATGGCCGAGCTCGCCACCGCCAACGACAACATGGGCGAGTTCACCTACATGCCTGGCTACTCCGCGGTGGGCGCCGCGATGAAGGAAACCGCCGCCAAGGCGGTGGACGGTTCCGGTAAGGTCGCGGATGTCTTCTCCACGGCCCAGACCACCTCCATCGAGACCCTCAAGAACCTCGGCCTGTCCGTGGCCGAGTAG
- the serS gene encoding serine--tRNA ligase, with product MLDIQFIREHTDIVKESQRKRGESVELVDEVLSSDETRRESLKEFEAARAQQKEIGKKVAAAPADEKAALIAQTKELSNKVAEFKAAADAASEAYTTAMWKLSNIVEDEAPAGGEDDYVVVKKVGQIRDFAAEGFEPKDHMTLGTGVAGIDTRRGAKVGGSRFYFLRGAVARMQIAMLTMAVDQAEANGFTLAITPTLVRPEVMRGTGFLNSHADEIYRLREPDDQYLVGTSEVALAGMHEDEILDLSGGPLRYCGWSSCYRREAGAAGKDTSGIIRVHQFDKVEMFVYAQQENARDEHKHLLAMEEEMLGKVELPYRVIDTAAGDLGSSAARKFDCEAWVPTQGKYRELTSTSNCTEYQARRLNIRERMEGGGTRPVSTLNGTLATTRWLVAILENHQQADGSIVIPKAMRPYMGGKEVIEPTAWEA from the coding sequence ATGCTTGATATTCAATTCATTCGCGAACACACCGACATCGTCAAGGAATCCCAGCGCAAGCGCGGGGAATCCGTGGAGCTGGTGGACGAGGTGCTTTCCTCCGACGAGACGCGCCGTGAATCCCTCAAGGAATTCGAGGCCGCCCGCGCCCAGCAGAAGGAGATCGGCAAGAAGGTCGCCGCCGCCCCCGCCGACGAGAAGGCCGCGCTGATCGCGCAGACCAAGGAGCTGTCCAACAAGGTGGCCGAGTTCAAGGCCGCCGCCGACGCCGCCTCCGAGGCGTACACCACCGCGATGTGGAAGCTGTCGAACATCGTCGAGGACGAGGCCCCCGCCGGTGGCGAGGACGATTACGTCGTCGTCAAGAAGGTCGGCCAGATCCGCGACTTCGCGGCCGAGGGTTTCGAACCGAAGGACCATATGACCCTGGGCACCGGCGTGGCCGGCATCGACACGCGCCGCGGCGCGAAGGTCGGCGGCTCCCGCTTCTACTTCTTGCGCGGCGCCGTGGCCCGCATGCAGATCGCGATGCTCACCATGGCCGTCGACCAGGCCGAGGCGAACGGCTTCACGCTCGCCATCACCCCCACGCTGGTGCGTCCCGAGGTCATGCGCGGCACCGGCTTCCTCAACTCCCACGCCGACGAGATCTACCGTCTGCGCGAACCCGACGACCAGTACCTCGTCGGCACCTCCGAAGTGGCGCTCGCCGGCATGCACGAGGACGAGATCCTCGACCTGTCGGGCGGTCCGCTGCGCTATTGCGGCTGGTCCTCCTGCTACCGCCGCGAGGCCGGCGCCGCCGGCAAGGACACCTCCGGCATCATCCGCGTGCACCAGTTCGACAAGGTGGAGATGTTCGTCTACGCCCAGCAGGAGAACGCCCGCGATGAGCACAAGCATCTGCTCGCCATGGAGGAGGAGATGCTCGGCAAGGTCGAACTGCCGTACCGTGTGATCGACACGGCCGCCGGCGATCTGGGATCCTCGGCCGCCCGCAAGTTCGACTGCGAGGCGTGGGTGCCGACCCAGGGCAAGTACCGCGAGCTGACCTCCACCTCGAACTGCACCGAATACCAGGCGCGCCGTCTGAACATCCGCGAACGCATGGAGGGCGGCGGCACCCGTCCGGTCTCCACGTTGAACGGTACGCTGGCCACCACCCGCTGGCTGGTCGCGATCCTCGAGAACCATCAGCAGGCCGACGGCTCCATCGTCATCCCCAAGGCCATGCGTCCGTATATGGGCGGCAAGGAAGTGATCGAGCCCACCGCGTGGGAGGCATGA
- a CDS encoding phosphotransferase enzyme family protein, whose product MAQHDAHLDAVVENFPLEGTVESIAPYGDGHINTTYLVTTGTRRYILQRMNTDIFPDTANLMRNIELVTDFLRSQGQETLDIIRTNDGASYYEASDGPYRVFVFIENTISYNLVPDADVFRDAGAAFGQFQNQLARFDASQLTETIANFHNTPSRFRDFQAAVEADAMGRAAGCRDEIDFFMNHADEYSVIMDGLADGSIPLRVTHNDTKLNNILMDADTHKARAIIDLDTVMPGSMLFDFGDSIRFGASTALEDEKDLDKVHFSTELFRAYAQGFVGELRDSITAREAELLPMGGKMMTMECGMRFLADYLVGDTYFATKYPEHNLVRARTQIKLVQEMEQKVGETDAIVDEIMNEAR is encoded by the coding sequence ATGGCTCAGCATGACGCCCACCTCGACGCGGTCGTCGAGAACTTCCCCCTCGAGGGAACCGTCGAAAGCATCGCTCCCTACGGCGACGGCCACATCAACACCACCTACCTGGTCACAACCGGCACCCGCCGGTACATCCTGCAGAGGATGAACACCGACATCTTCCCCGACACGGCGAATCTGATGCGCAACATCGAGCTCGTCACCGACTTCCTGCGCTCGCAGGGCCAGGAGACGCTGGATATCATCCGCACCAACGACGGCGCCTCCTACTATGAGGCCTCCGACGGCCCGTACCGCGTGTTCGTGTTCATCGAGAACACCATCTCGTACAACCTCGTGCCCGACGCGGACGTGTTCCGCGACGCCGGCGCGGCGTTCGGCCAGTTCCAGAACCAGCTGGCGCGCTTCGACGCCTCGCAGCTGACCGAAACCATCGCCAACTTCCACAACACCCCGAGCCGTTTCCGCGACTTCCAGGCCGCGGTGGAGGCGGACGCGATGGGACGTGCCGCAGGCTGCCGCGACGAGATCGACTTCTTCATGAACCACGCCGACGAATACTCGGTGATCATGGACGGTCTGGCGGACGGCTCGATCCCGCTGCGTGTGACGCATAACGACACCAAGCTCAACAACATCCTGATGGACGCGGACACGCACAAGGCGCGCGCCATCATCGACCTCGACACCGTGATGCCGGGCTCCATGCTGTTCGACTTCGGCGACTCCATCCGCTTCGGCGCCTCCACGGCGCTTGAGGACGAGAAGGACCTCGACAAGGTGCATTTCAGCACCGAGCTGTTCCGCGCGTACGCGCAGGGATTCGTGGGCGAGCTGCGCGACAGCATCACCGCGCGCGAGGCCGAGCTGCTGCCGATGGGCGGCAAGATGATGACCATGGAATGCGGCATGCGCTTCCTGGCCGACTATCTCGTGGGCGACACCTATTTCGCCACCAAGTATCCCGAGCACAATCTGGTCCGCGCCCGCACGCAGATCAAACTCGTGCAGGAGATGGAGCAGAAGGTCGGCGAAACCGACGCCATCGTCGACGAGATCATGAACGAGGCGCGCTGA
- a CDS encoding carbohydrate ABC transporter permease, with protein MTATTQSAKAGGARRAAKPKRSNAAKRENRTGWAFMAPFGILFALVFILPIIWAVYSSFFRQVSEGGGAYGGGELVNQFVGFENFQYVLTSSNFWGGIGRVLIYTLIQVPIMIIAALALAMLIDSFVVKHITGFRLGYFLPYAIPGVVASIIWVYLYNGQISPIVKGLAALGINVDFFADNIVLASMANITTWTFTGYNMLIFLAALQAIPHELYEAARIDGANGFQIAMKIKLPNVRSAALLAMLLSIVGTIQLFNEPQIMQTADPGISKSYTPMMMAMNTSQGTLTPGGDGPASAIAIVMALIAGVLAMAYALVERKVNAE; from the coding sequence ATGACTGCAACCACACAATCCGCGAAGGCGGGCGGCGCGCGCCGCGCGGCCAAGCCGAAGCGGTCGAACGCCGCGAAGCGCGAGAACCGCACCGGCTGGGCGTTTATGGCGCCGTTCGGAATCCTGTTCGCCCTCGTGTTCATCCTGCCCATCATCTGGGCCGTCTATTCCAGCTTCTTCCGCCAGGTATCCGAAGGCGGCGGCGCGTACGGCGGCGGCGAACTCGTCAACCAGTTCGTCGGCTTCGAGAACTTCCAGTACGTGCTCACCTCATCCAACTTCTGGGGCGGCATCGGCCGCGTGCTTATCTACACCCTCATCCAGGTGCCCATCATGATCATCGCCGCCCTCGCGCTGGCCATGCTCATCGATTCCTTCGTCGTCAAGCACATCACCGGCTTCCGCCTGGGCTACTTCCTGCCCTACGCCATCCCCGGCGTGGTCGCCTCCATCATCTGGGTGTACCTCTACAACGGCCAGATCTCCCCGATCGTCAAAGGTCTGGCGGCCCTGGGCATCAACGTCGACTTCTTCGCCGACAACATCGTGCTCGCCTCGATGGCCAACATCACCACTTGGACCTTCACCGGCTACAACATGCTGATCTTCCTGGCCGCGTTGCAGGCCATTCCGCACGAGCTGTACGAGGCCGCGCGCATCGACGGCGCGAACGGCTTCCAGATCGCGATGAAGATCAAGCTGCCGAACGTGCGCTCCGCCGCCCTGCTCGCCATGCTGCTGTCCATCGTCGGCACCATCCAGCTGTTCAACGAGCCGCAGATCATGCAAACCGCCGACCCCGGCATCTCCAAATCGTATACGCCGATGATGATGGCCATGAACACCTCGCAAGGCACCCTCACCCCCGGCGGTGACGGCCCGGCCTCGGCCATCGCCATCGTGATGGCGCTGATCGCGGGCGTGCTCGCCATGGCCTACGCCCTCGTCGAAAGGAAGGTGAACGCGGAATGA